The nucleotide sequence CCAACTCCTTCATGATCCTCAtcttttttgttcatgtttctgttttttacctcctaataaaatttatataactcTTGTAACTATTTTACCCAATAATCTACTATGCCGCTGTTGATCAATTAGTGTTAATAATCCAATTATTCttcaaatcaaaaatatataaaaatataaattttcctGTTTGTATCAAATGTTAAATTCTAGtataacaagaaaacaatattacATCTATCTTCCAGTctaatgattttaatattttctttattgttataacaaaaaaacaaagtaaaaacaacttTAACAAAAACTGTAATTTATTTTGTGCATGGGAaaactaatttcaaatttatataaaacatacatttttcaaaaatattttgaggcatatatatatatatatatatatatatatatatatatatataaacgtacTCTTTTTGACTACACATTGTATTAAGTTTGCGGAAATTAAAGGACATTGATGATTACACATTTATTTCAATTTCCAATGTGGTAAATCAAGTTTCGAcgtctttttttgttaaacgcAGTATCCAGACCACACAGTGATCTGACTAGTCCACTGGGTCTAAGCCCGCGACCAGGGATTTTTAAGCCTCCACTTAAGGGCCCCCTAGAACTGCTGGTCTGCGGCGCCAGAGCAAGTCCGCATGTAAATTCCCTGGTGGCCAGAATCGAACCCGGGTGGCTGGCGCCTCAGCCGAGGTTCCTTTACCACCAGACCACGATGCCTGGTTAAGTTTCGACGTCTTATATCTCCTTATTTTTCATTTCCTACCATTGGATATCAACAAGTATATGTTTGTCGCTTTCCTAACGTATCATTCATTGACACCAAATGTTGTCATTTACATATTTCGTTTCATCTAAGAGAAatctgtaaaataaattttgtcgtttgtttgtatttttccgaagttttttaatgattttcttttgaTGCTTTGTGTTTTTCTAGATTTCATTTAATCATGaggtttttcttatattattgaACTAGATTTTTGAGGAATTTGTTATTTGGATCTCTAGATTTCTCATATCTAGTGATATTTTTAGGATGACTAGTATTTTTAGGATAATGGCCCGGATGAAGGAGATATATTGGATCAAATTAAACAAGTTGAAGCAAATGACGAAGGCTCGACAATGTCACTAAGGCGTGATCAACTCAATTCTAAGGTGTGATAATGTCACTcatcatgaatatatattagtaggaaaaagaagagatgttGGTTTGAACGAGATATCCCTCTTTGAAGCCAAAGTTGCTTGTGGTAACGGGGAGAAAACATTGTGTACGGATATCTACAGATTTGGGCAAGGGTTTGACTTTTTCTGCATGATGTCTCAttacataacaacaacaagtttTTACATCATTTTGATGGTAAGTTAGGATCTTCTAATGTCAAACTGAGTTTACCATCTACTAATAAATTTCTTAAGATAACAATTATTCCCTGTATTAGAAATTGTTGTCCTCACATTTTAAGcatttgtgtatataatattttatctttcATTGAGTGGAGTGGATGAAGCAATATTGAATCTTGCAATAGTAAATAACTGAGGCAGCAATAGCTCCAATATCCGTAGTGTAACTAGATTGGATTAGATGAGTGATTTATTACATGTTATATTAAGTTTGTAGAAATTAAGCTGATTAAAGATATTGGTCATAACACATTTGTTGCAATCCTCAATGTGGTAGATCTAGTTTATGCCTTTCTATCTCCTTTTCTTCCTTCCTACCATTGGAGAAGAAGCAGCCAAAGAATGATCTATTGGTGCAAATAAAGTTCAATTTTAAACTTTGGTACTTGATTACCgttgatttctttaattttcgtgtgattattttttttctcttgtttttgagaCCTACCAAAATATGTGTAACATAAGCTTTATGTTTTTCCCTAAACATAACAATGTGTATGTTATTTACcaattatttttacttcagATTTTACTACTTAATATACTCACTGATGTTTAGcaaatttacatttttcatCTAACTATGTAAAATAGTTTCTAAAAATTTTGTGATTGATTTTTCATCTAAGTAAAAtagtttctaaaatttgtaTCCTTATATACTATCTCACAACAATCTTTCTCATAATGTAACcaattagactttttttttggtgaacagTAACCCAATTGACTTTAAACACAAGGGAACGGTGAAATTTTTGGTGGTATATTATGGACCGAACACCAAATACTTTCAAGAGTAGTTTAAAGCTAAAGTTAATTAAAGcttgatttttgtgttttagACTGTAACGAAATTAGCAAAGATAAGTAGACAGcggtaaaatatattaatctcaCTCATTATTTTCTATcgatttttaaataataaaaactaaaatattactttgcaaataatttttttaaactctattatagagaaagaaATAGAATTCTTCTATATAAGGGTAAGTCACCCAAAGGCTtattaacaattttataatattgGTCAACTAgaattttagaaacaaaaaatgtagatttcatctatgtatttttttatatgaatttgaaagaagaaaataaagtattataatttataacaaacAAAAGCTAAAAACAAGAGTGATAATGGGCTGAATAAGATGAAGATgccatatatattaacattccATTTTTGCATTATGTTACAAGTATAATTTAGCTAGCAGCAAGCCATCTAAACATCAAAGGTCCATAACagatacaacaaacaaacatagttAGAACATGGAATCGATCACCAGTTGAAACTAATTGCCTCAAAGTGAAGGTTCTTTGCCAAACCAGATGAACATATCTTTGCAACTTCATGCCTCATCTTTCTTGGTCCGCAAACCATCACCCCAACGTCTTCCGAACCTTCTGTCTCAAACAGAATCTCTGCAAAACGATAAGATTGAAAAGTATCAGGTTCATGCATATACATTCACTTACACATTATGTTATGTAAGTGAAGTCATGCTCATATATGTAACAGATTACTTACTTTTCAGATTAGGTTTGGAGCCGAAGTGGACTGAAGTGGCTTGTACTATAGATTGATAGGGAACGCTCTCCAGCTCTCTCTCGTGGCCGTGGAACCATGAACCTGGAGAAGACGTGGGCGTCTGAAAATCTACACTCTGTACCTGCTTCTTAGACTCCTTATCTccttctttgttctgtttcttgcgCCATAAGAAAACTATGCTTGAAGAGATGAAAATGCACACACATCCTAGGAACATGTCCCAAAGCGCTCTGTACGAGAAATTATATATCTTTCCTGTGTTACGATCAATAGGGTATACATAGAAACGTGTGACAATCGCTATGAGCAAGAGAAACATGACGAATGATGATAAGATCACCACTCCGAGCCAGAGGAAGTTGTTGGGTCCAAGAACAGGTGAGATAGGAGAGTCTAGAGGCTGCGGTTTGAACCATTTTGTCTGTAGAAGTCTGTGATCATCAGTTGTCTCGGGCTTCTTGTCTTCTCTTGTAACATAGGCCTCAATTCGGAGATTCAGCCTGGAAATGTCTGAAACTGATATATCCGATGGGAAGATTAGGTCTAAAAGCGCTAGATCATGATAATGTTTGAAGGCACAAACAAGAAGAACATCTGGTAGCTTTGTGCTTTGGTTTTGGCTCTCAGAGATGAGTTCTCTGATAACCGAAATGAAGGGTGTAACTCCACTGCCACCGCCCACTAGTATTAGAGAGTCATGCCTAATATGATGAGAAATGACAATTGGTTAAACTTAAGACAATGTAGTTAGGTAAGAAACTGAAATAAGACCTTTGAGTTTGTACCTCGAGACATCAAAAGAGTTAGGGCCATAAGGACCTTCAGTAGAAACTTCGAGAGAAtcaatggaagaagagataTGGATGTAAAGCTTTTGAGTCCAACTTCCCTGTTTTCTGATTACAACACTTAAGGTATTTTTCTCCAAGTTGCTGCTCGAAGTTATTGTGAATGGATGCCATTGAAGCTTGGATATGCTCGGCACATGTAGAAACAATATACTTGTTGGTGTATACTGTAGCCCTATAGTTAGATCATGAACAAATGGTTACAATAATTATACATTGTATATTGTGTCTTGAACACGGCACTCTAGCCCAAATTATTGAGCGTGGATGTGTTTACGTTCAATAGGATTTTGATtgttatatttgtgttttattttgcgTTTACATGTTAAATGTTACGTTCACATTTAATTAAATCCAGTGTTGaaattttcacttttaaaaaatagaaatctaaCAAAACTATTTTTCATCTcgtttgtatttatttatttatttataattaaaaagataGTATCTATTAAAAGGAAAACCCTAactgtttgttgttgtttaatttgAATGTATAAAGTAAATGGAGGAACTAGTTGTTAACCTGAGGTTTTGGAGAAAGTGAGTTCGAGGTTGTCTGAAGGTAAGATCCTAGCGGAAACAAGTCTGGTTCTCTTGGTGGACTGTAAGAATCTTAAGTAACGGTCGATGAAAAACAGGAAGATGTTGGGCAGGATCATGCAGAACCACGAGTCTCCCACATGGATTACGTAGAAGATTATGTAGAGAGCATAGAGTTGGTGAGTGTAGAAGAAAAGCTCGAACTTCTTTCGTCTATAGGATGGTAGACTCGTCACCCACATCGCTATTCCAATCACCATCGCTATTGTTCCGGCTAGATTAGACACGTATGTCGGATTCCATGCAAACGtctttacatatataagaaaacgtAAATTCATCAGTTTCGGAATAGAAGCAAGATAGATACAATCATACAACTTTGTCTCCAAAGAGctttaatactttttattttattagattttgtatCGAACATTCGATTTTTGCTGAAACAACTTGAATGATCTAGTATATATTGAATAGATTCCTTtggtaagttttgttttttctatgcAAGAAATCGCGGGTAAATCATTGTGATCAAGTGACCTAAACACATTTTTTACACACCATAAAATCGATCCTAAGggttgttatatattaatttagttttagtctaaaaccaaaaatgaaattttagttagatCATGTAACGGACCTCCATCAACTGATTGGTCATGGCCCAGTAGATAAGGAAAACGACCGTGTGGACTAGGAAGAGAAAGTTTGAGACATGTCCGAGCCAAATGTGATATTTGATGCTTGACTCTGAAGTCAACCCGACAAGTGGTAGTATCGTAGAGGTTCTTGTCACCGGGAAGAACAGAAAGGCCCAACAGTAATGGCCAACATATCCGATTCTCAGTCCAAAAGACCTAAACTTTGCCTGCCATCTGCACCATTTCAGTCAAAGTTTAATAAACTCTCCTACGGATTTGGAGATCGGACCAAAACGTATCAAAAATGGTATGTACCATCCGTTCTGTTTCACTGTGAAGCTTTCACATGGTTTTGAGCAATCATGAGTTTCcaattaaaactaatttaagaACGAGCCATTCATATTCTAACAAACCATTTAAACCATATAGAGTTTAGAATTGGAAACAAAGAAGCTTACATTTTGGAGTTGTCGTGGTTATGAAGGCTGACGTGATAGCTAATGTATAGATAATTGGAGAGAGCCCAAACCAGAAGAGccacaaacaaaagagaaaaagtcaaCTCCGTGGCTGTCACTATCCCAAATGgcttcatcaccatcatcaccctCCCCATTTTCCTTTTTACCTTCCATTCCCtgcatttatataaataaacttttgataatttgttacaaatattttcatgaaaatacGTAGCCAATAATGATGAAATTATAACAAGTCGAACGAACCTTTGAGGTTGGGTTGGTTTCTTCTGGGTATGCAAATAAACACAACTCAGAACCGCAATGAACATCATTGGAACCGTGAGAAGCACTAGATTCGTGCCTATAGTAATAGTTCTTGAATACTCAagccttaaaaaaaattaaaattttcaaagtaaaTGCGAGAATACATAGAGAAATAAATACCTTGAGGACCAAAATAAGTAGTATTGAGATACTTGGCGAGTTTGGGGATCCATTTGCTTTTGAAAAGATTAGTTGAAATCATAATCCAAATAAAcatccatccaagaaacagaaCCACCATCAACATCTTCACCACACTTCTCATGttccccattttttttatttatatatctagtatacaatattttgatgtatgtgtgtgttgtttgtgtggAAACCTTTTTTGATTTGCTATTTATAGTACATTACAAGGGcaaattagtaatatttatataaatatgtaagcgTCATATATGTCTTGAGAAACCttgcttttatatatttatcttatcTCTCCCAACATATATTTGCCGGCAGAGAATATACACACAATTTACAATAAAATATGTAGGCAATTAGATAACTCATATGTATATCATAAATGTAATGCCCGAAAATtgtatcaaaatttatatagaCACATGTTAGCCACACCCACACATGGATCAGTTTATGACCCCCTTTACGCAGTTGAATGCCTTCTTATGATTATATAGTATATTCGGTTTTGACAATAAACGGAAAAAAAACTGTatgtagtttttcttttttagcaTCTTCATTATTTATCAATTCGAAACCGAGAATTCAAATATATCAATGAGCGTACAAAATTAAACTCCGCATACCATACAACAAAAACCTGTATGTAGTTTATGATTAAAGATTTACTTCTTTTTGAACtctgcaatatatatatagtttatgacctcgcttgcttttttttcttctttgtaacaTGTTTGTTTAGTTACATAATAATGGAGTAGTGCTAAATTTCGGAATTCTATTTCAGCAACAAATTGGAcgtcaaaattacaaaatcctATCTTGACGTACGCCAAGAtagcaaaatcaacaaaaaaaaataacatttagaTGCTAAAATATTTGTTCCGGGGggaactatatatatttgaaatgaaCTTTTGTGAATGAAACTCTTAAAATCTTTGAGTACATATAtacgaattaaaatataaacGCATTTTAGTACTTGTAGTTTTAGGTAACATAGGATAGGTTCTTAGATTTTCCCCTAGGTCAAACCGTGTTACATATATTTTCGAATAGAAAACTTGTGAGTTGAGAGCAATGGttcgattttatttttttaaagctgTTTCAAGTCTACTATAATAAATCTtggtaaattaaaaaacaagaaatattacCAAATGTACATTTATATAGGAGAGAAATGAGAAGTACAAGATGGTTCCAATCAAATCAAAGTACAGTACTAATGGTTCCAATCATAACTAATAAACTATTAGTTAGGGTTTCGTGCTTAGAGAGTTGAGATTTGGGAACATTCTACTATCTTGACCCAAAAAAGGCATGATTCATGCGTGGACAAATTGGTACTTGATGTACTACACCTTTACTTATTCTTAGCTTAGCTAACtaataatatatctattatCTTTGTACTAAACTACTAACAAAAGTGTGTTCTCGTCCGGATTCCGACCCTTATAGGcatcatataaattttatggaaCGAGCAGGTGCGTGAACACAAAGTAAAGGCTCAGTTAGGAATCTAAATCCAAGCCATGCCGTGGCATATTCATATTGCATATTATATAAGTTGGAATCAAAAGTTACAATTAAAGGCACAAATTTATAGGATAAATCTAGCACTGCTTTGGCCTTTGggttacaaaatacaaatatatggAATCAGAAGAATCTTATTAATATGGTGGAGTTGACTTTTTTCAGATTGAAAAGGGCACGTACAGTTGAGTTTTTCAATTTCGAACTGAAGTACAGTTGACTTATATTGAAAGAGCGGTACAGTAGTACAATCTACAGTACCACAcgattttattaattagttttttttccgaaatatttttatttttatcacgtAGAGCTCAACCAATCGAAAtggttattgtttatttatgagataaattcatatattaataataattaaacaaaaaaagaaaaactgtatCGTGCGAGTTCACTTGACTTTTGGAAAGTAAAAGATCTTACTAAACTAATGAGTAAATGAGACAACATCAATTACATTTTTTACAAGGAGTGTGGCTTCAGAATCCTCCCATCCGATCATTTAGAAATCTATAATCGTTTGAGGACAAAAACTCCACATCCAATGCCGAGAAAAGTTGCAATGGAGACCCCAAAAACGCCGGAGAGAATTCCGGGAACGACAAGAGAAGTCCATCCTTTTGCGGTTGCCATGGCACAAGCAGTGGTTGGACCTCCAATGTTAGCGTTTGATGCAAGAAGTAGTAGCTTCATGTCTATACATAATACCTTCCCCACAACCAAAGTCACTGCAAGATGAGCCATTACTTGAATAACAGCAAATAGGAAGATACTTGGGGCAGTGTTGATTACATTCCATACACTCCCTGTAGCTCCTAGAATTGTAAAAAATACCTGACcgaaaaagattttaagaaataaatagtTAGTTAGATGAACTACTAATATGCCACCATTACAGGTTTAGTCCACATGGTTAAACTCATCACAGACCAGGTGCAAGCCAGACAAACCCATCACTATTTCTTATTCGTCAATGACACATCCCTAATTGGTTGAATTGGTTTTAATAGATAAACTCATAAAAGTGTAACGAAAAAGATACCTGCATGAGAATAAGAGAGATAGTTTCAGCAGAAGGTGCAAGAGAATCAAAGAAATCAGGGAAGGAAGTTGCCAAGACGATAGTGATGGCTGTTACTGCAGGAAGCATGCCTCCTTGGATGTTAAATAGCTTTGTCATTAAAATTGCAGATTTGCATATCAGGAAGGAAATTGATAGTGCAATCGAAGTTGAAACCACTCTGTTCTTGTCCTCAAGCTTGTCATCCTTAGCCATGTCGGCATCTGCCATAGGTCACACACAGATAACTTTAAACAGAAGTGTTTGTGCTTATAATTGGATGCAACTGCGActagaaattgaaaatgatTCTGTCAATACTCTAaagtaatgaattttttttcttcaatacaTAATTTGACAGGCGCATTTATGTGGATGCAAATGCAGTTAGAAGATGAGAATGgttatgttataatataaaaaagtattGAGTATTTATGATCAGAATTCAGAACATAATTTGCCAGGCACATTATaatgtcataactcataatAACTATTTTACCAATATCCACTCAAATTAATTTGACAACTACTAACTACAAGTAAGTAGCCCTAGAGTCACTGATTCTCTAACAATACCTGGCCTAAGTTATTTAATAATCACAAACTGCAATGTAATATACCTTGAAAATACAAGAAACTTTAACATGTGATTAAGATGAACTTTACCAGGGGCAGATGCTGAGGAAGTCTCAGGGGGAATCTTTGAGGCCAACGCAAACAAAACCATGAAGTGCAGAGCGCATATGACATTATCCACAGCCACACCTGCTGCTATAACAGATGGTGTGATCTGTAGAGCCTCCGAAATCGCAACAAAATTAAGAGCTGCAgagcataaacaagaaaaagaaccaaCAAAAGAGTTATTATCTTTTCTCACAAAGAAGCTATTCCTAATCTCTGAGAAACATTGTACAAGCCAATTTTAGCAAGAtttttctctttactttaaaTATCCAAGAATGTCAGATTGTTAGAATCTAAAGTAAAGCTAGAAGCCTAGAACCTTTTTAAATCAACATTGAGTACCTTTGACAGGTTAACAAGCGAAAGAAGCAATGAAGAAGCTCCAGACAAACTTACATCCACCAATGTAACTCCCCATGAGAGCAGCTGCAATTTTCCAGTTATCCGGACCAAGCGATCTCATTGGTACCAACACAAAAGCCACCACAGTTCCAACAATCGTCGCAACTGCCACCAAACCaacatcaatcaataatccCACTAACCCACATCATCAATGACATTGTCACATAATTCTCCAAGACCTAACCTACGGATCTAAACTAAGCAAAGACAAAACCTTTACCAGATCCaattaaaaatgcaatgagcAACGACCCAGTAGATCGGATAATACGACGGAGATCAGCTCTAAACAACAGCAACGGAATCGTATGCGGCAAGAGAAACTCCATGAAGAAGTCATACGACGGCGTTTCGAACGGAATCAGCCCTAAATTGCTCGCGGCGAGACCAAGCAACGTGCTGGTCAACGCACCACTCACCATACTTCCAAGTCTCGTCTTCTCCGACCTTGGTAAATTTCAGAGATTTCAGTATACAAAACTCTTAAGAACTCACAGAGAGGGATATTGAGGTGATTTACCAAACACCGAAGGCTCCGGCGGCGAAGAGAGTGGCCCATTGGGACCAGTGATCGTCGGGAGAGATTAGAGGGAATCGGAGTTGTGAGAAGACTTTCACGCGCCGAGTTGAAACATGACGCGGTGGTGTTAGTAAAGGGAATCTTATCGGAGATTTGTTCCGGCGGATGGTTATTGTTGATGATAAGCCGTGACGAAAGCCATGGCGGGAAGGGGACACGTGGTGCGATGATAGTGTGGGTGATAGTGGATTTGGTAACACCACTGTGAATACAAGAGCCATAGATGGGAATACACATTAATATTTCAAGTCCGAtaatgttttggatatttttctatttatatagttttaattattaaagtttttatttttgggaccaaagttatttaaatatttaaatatttagattaattgaataaaataatcttatttaCCCATTAAATTACCTAATTTACCTGTCTATTCTACAATAtacttatttatttctttaatgtGTCGGTCCAAACTCAAAACCTTGTTGGTACCAAAACCACAATCATCCGTTAATCaccaaggttttttttttttttttgaacaaaatacgactttcaattaaataaaacttaggGATTACAGAACGACAGATCGAAGGGCATTCTTTGTCAGACGATCAGCATGGTGATTCAGAGTTCGGGAAACGAAATTGAAAGAGCAGACATTGAAATTAGAGGATAGGGAAAGGACATCGTGGAGAGTCCCATGAAGTTCCTTCTGGTGGAACTTCTGATTAAGAGCTTGGACCAGCATAAACGAGTCGGAAGCGAAGGAGATATCCCTGATGTTCGATTCGATTGCAACTCTCACTGCTGTGAGAGTTGCCAACGCTTCAGCCATCAACGGGGAACTAACATGGGTCGTCGAGGAAGAACCTTCGGCTTGGATCTGACCGGATTGATCTATAATCGCCCAGCCAAGACCAGCTGATCCGTCGCGCCAAGCGGCATCTGTGAAATAGGTGGTATTAGATCGAAGTCGAGGGGGCTGTGGGTTTGGAGTGTGACGTTGATCTGTTTTCGGAGGGGGGACTTGGGCTTTCTGCCATTCTCTGGCTCTTTGCATGGCGATAGACAGAGCTTCCTCCGCCGATACAGCCTTTTTGTTGAAGATTAGCTGGTTCGGGGTGGTCCATAATGCCCAGATCAACCACGGAGCAATGGGACCAGAACCTATACCGGTAGGAGGTAGGCAGATGAGGTTATTCATAAGCGCAAAACCTTCCATAGTTGAATTTATAGTTTCCGATCTAAAGGGGTGTTTAACAGGGAGCATGGACCAGACTCTTGACGCAAAAGGGCAATTGAAGAAGAGATGCAGTGTCATTTTTTCACCATCGCAATGGGGCATTTGGAAGAATCAGTGATGGTTCTATGGAGGAGGTTTGCGCCCACGGGTAAGGCATTATGGACAGCTTTCCATAGGAGGAgtttggtttttggggatgtTTTAAGAGCCCAGATGTATTTGTGCCAGTTGAAATTTTCTGTGGTACTCGGATTGAGCTGGCTCAGTGAGTTGTTTTCATCCGCAAGTTTGGTGGACTCAAAGTAGCCTGATTTCGCCGTGTATACCCCATCTTTTGTAGGTAGCCATGCCCATGTATCCTTAGCTCCTCTTAAGCTAGGTTTTAACATTCGGATATCTGATTCATAAGCTGGTAAGAGTTGTCTAATGAGGTCCACATTCCACTCTCCGCTTTCTGGCAGAATGAGATCCGCTACTGTAAGGTTTTATGAATCTCTTGTGGGGGGCCCATGGGGGCAGAAGGGATGGAGACAGACAACCATGGTGTTCTCCAAATAGGGGTGGAGCTGCCAGAGCCTATTAACATGCCCAGATTGGCTTTGAGAAGATCTCTGCCCATACAAATACTCCTCCAACCATGCGAAGCTGAGCGTGAGACTCTACACTCCAAGAAAGATTCGTTTTTACAGTATTTCCCCAGAAGGACCTTTGCAAAGAGGGTATGGGGCTTCGTCAGTAATCTCCAGGCAAGTTTAGCCAGCAATGctttgttaaaatgttttatgtCTCTGATACCCAAACCGCCAAATTTGGTtggttttgttatctttttccAGGCTAACCAcgacatctttttcttttccgtgTTTGTGTCCCACCAAAATCTTGTAAGGGCTGATTGGAGGCGTTTGCAAAGTGATCCCGGTAGGTGGAAGCATGACATAGTGTAGGTAGGCATCGCAGAGAGGACCGCTTTGAGCATGGTGAGCTTTCCTGCAGTGGATAGAAACCTCGAGGACCAACTGAGGGCTTTCTGTTTAATTCGATCCACTATTGAGGTAAAcaaatcctttttctttcttccgaACAGCTCAGGGAGACCAAGATACTTACCTTGACCTCCTTCCTTTTGTATATTGAGAGTAGCTTTTGCTTGTGT is from Camelina sativa cultivar DH55 chromosome 20, Cs, whole genome shotgun sequence and encodes:
- the LOC104770770 gene encoding ferric reduction oxidase 4-like isoform X1 — encoded protein: MGNMRSVVKMLMVVLFLGWMFIWIMISTNLFKSKWIPKLAKYLNTTYFGPQGTNLVLLTVPMMFIAVLSCVYLHTQKKPTQPQREWKVKRKMGRVMMVMKPFGIVTATELTFSLLFVALLVWALSNYLYISYHVSLHNHDNSKIWQAKFRSFGLRIGYVGHYCWAFLFFPVTRTSTILPLVGLTSESSIKYHIWLGHVSNFLFLVHTVVFLIYWAMTNQLMETFAWNPTYVSNLAGTIAMVIGIAMWVTSLPSYRRKKFELFFYTHQLYALYIIFYVIHVGDSWFCMILPNIFLFFIDRYLRFLQSTKRTRLVSARILPSDNLELTFSKTSGLQYTPTSILFLHVPSISKLQWHPFTITSSSNLEKNTLSVVIRKQGSWTQKLYIHISSSIDSLEVSTEGPYGPNSFDVSRHDSLILVGGGSGVTPFISVIRELISESQNQSTKLPDVLLVCAFKHYHDLALLDLIFPSDISVSDISRLNLRIEAYVTREDKKPETTDDHRLLQTKWFKPQPLDSPISPVLGPNNFLWLGVVILSSFVMFLLLIAIVTRFYVYPIDRNTGKIYNFSYRALWDMFLGCVCIFISSSIVFLWRKKQNKEGDKESKKQVQSVDFQTPTSSPGSWFHGHERELESVPYQSIVQATSVHFGSKPNLKKILFETEGSEDVGVMVCGPRKMRHEVAKICSSGLAKNLHFEAISFNW
- the LOC104770770 gene encoding ferric reduction oxidase 4-like isoform X3 produces the protein MGNMRSVVKMLMVVLFLGWMFIWIMISTNLFKSKWIPKLAKYLNTTYFGPQGTNLVLLTVPMMFIAVLSCVYLHTQKKPTQPQRFVKRKMGRVMMVMKPFGIVTATELTFSLLFVALLVWALSNYLYISYHVSLHNHDNSKIWQAKFRSFGLRIGYVGHYCWAFLFFPVTRTSTILPLVGLTSESSIKYHIWLGHVSNFLFLVHTVVFLIYWAMTNQLMETFAWNPTYVSNLAGTIAMVIGIAMWVTSLPSYRRKKFELFFYTHQLYALYIIFYVIHVGDSWFCMILPNIFLFFIDRYLRFLQSTKRTRLVSARILPSDNLELTFSKTSGLQYTPTSILFLHVPSISKLQWHPFTITSSSNLEKNTLSVVIRKQGSWTQKLYIHISSSIDSLEVSTEGPYGPNSFDVSRHDSLILVGGGSGVTPFISVIRELISESQNQSTKLPDVLLVCAFKHYHDLALLDLIFPSDISVSDISRLNLRIEAYVTREDKKPETTDDHRLLQTKWFKPQPLDSPISPVLGPNNFLWLGVVILSSFVMFLLLIAIVTRFYVYPIDRNTGKIYNFSYRALWDMFLGCVCIFISSSIVFLWRKKQNKEGDKESKKQVQSVDFQTPTSSPGSWFHGHERELESVPYQSIVQATSVHFGSKPNLKKILFETEGSEDVGVMVCGPRKMRHEVAKICSSGLAKNLHFEAISFNW
- the LOC104770770 gene encoding ferric reduction oxidase 5-like isoform X4; the protein is MGNMRSVVKMLMVVLFLGWMFIWIMISTNLFKSKWIPKLAKHESSASHGSNDVHCGSELCLFAYPEETNPTSKGMEGKKENGEGDDGDEAIWDSDSHGVDFFSFAKFRSFGLRIGYVGHYCWAFLFFPVTRTSTILPLVGLTSESSIKYHIWLGHVSNFLFLVHTVVFLIYWAMTNQLMETFAWNPTYVSNLAGTIAMVIGIAMWVTSLPSYRRKKFELFFYTHQLYALYIIFYVIHVGDSWFCMILPNIFLFFIDRYLRFLQSTKRTRLVSARILPSDNLELTFSKTSGLQYTPTSILFLHVPSISKLQWHPFTITSSSNLEKNTLSVVIRKQGSWTQKLYIHISSSIDSLEVSTEGPYGPNSFDVSRHDSLILVGGGSGVTPFISVIRELISESQNQSTKLPDVLLVCAFKHYHDLALLDLIFPSDISVSDISRLNLRIEAYVTREDKKPETTDDHRLLQTKWFKPQPLDSPISPVLGPNNFLWLGVVILSSFVMFLLLIAIVTRFYVYPIDRNTGKIYNFSYRALWDMFLGCVCIFISSSIVFLWRKKQNKEGDKESKKQVQSVDFQTPTSSPGSWFHGHERELESVPYQSIVQATSVHFGSKPNLKKILFETEGSEDVGVMVCGPRKMRHEVAKICSSGLAKNLHFEAISFNW
- the LOC104770770 gene encoding ferric reduction oxidase 4-like isoform X2 encodes the protein MRSVVKMLMVVLFLGWMFIWIMISTNLFKSKWIPKLAKYLNTTYFGPQGTNLVLLTVPMMFIAVLSCVYLHTQKKPTQPQRFVRLVKRKMGRVMMVMKPFGIVTATELTFSLLFVALLVWALSNYLYISYHVSLHNHDNSKIWQAKFRSFGLRIGYVGHYCWAFLFFPVTRTSTILPLVGLTSESSIKYHIWLGHVSNFLFLVHTVVFLIYWAMTNQLMETFAWNPTYVSNLAGTIAMVIGIAMWVTSLPSYRRKKFELFFYTHQLYALYIIFYVIHVGDSWFCMILPNIFLFFIDRYLRFLQSTKRTRLVSARILPSDNLELTFSKTSGLQYTPTSILFLHVPSISKLQWHPFTITSSSNLEKNTLSVVIRKQGSWTQKLYIHISSSIDSLEVSTEGPYGPNSFDVSRHDSLILVGGGSGVTPFISVIRELISESQNQSTKLPDVLLVCAFKHYHDLALLDLIFPSDISVSDISRLNLRIEAYVTREDKKPETTDDHRLLQTKWFKPQPLDSPISPVLGPNNFLWLGVVILSSFVMFLLLIAIVTRFYVYPIDRNTGKIYNFSYRALWDMFLGCVCIFISSSIVFLWRKKQNKEGDKESKKQVQSVDFQTPTSSPGSWFHGHERELESVPYQSIVQATSVHFGSKPNLKKILFETEGSEDVGVMVCGPRKMRHEVAKICSSGLAKNLHFEAISFNW